The Acidimicrobiales bacterium genome has a segment encoding these proteins:
- a CDS encoding 8-amino-7-oxononanoate synthase: MTWLQWRDGALAEIGGAGQWRQPRTLDAAGPCGRLVDEGRPVVSFASNDYLGLANHPTVVAAAHDALDRWGAGTGASRLVVGSRPIHRDLESALAEWKWTEAALAFPTGYAANLGLLTTLGGQGVTICSDSLNHASIVDGCRLARADARVFGHGDLDHLAALMSAIEGRVVVVSDSVFSMDGDTADLEGLARLCARRQALLVLDEAHAVLGPDTRGLDEEVELLRVGTLSKTLGSLGGFVAGSRRWIELLVNRARPFIFTTAPSPADAAAALAALGVVRSPEGDELRRRLDAHVQAIRPGHPSPIVPVILGEEADAEEAARALLVRGLLVPAIRPPTVPAGSSRLRVTMSAAHTTRQVEVLLDALRELGLLGVAPT, encoded by the coding sequence GTGACCTGGCTGCAGTGGCGTGACGGCGCCCTCGCCGAGATCGGCGGTGCCGGGCAGTGGCGACAGCCGCGAACCCTCGATGCGGCGGGCCCCTGCGGGCGCCTGGTCGACGAGGGGCGTCCGGTCGTGTCCTTCGCCTCCAACGACTATCTCGGGCTGGCCAACCACCCGACGGTTGTCGCCGCCGCCCACGACGCCCTCGATCGCTGGGGCGCGGGGACGGGAGCCTCCCGGCTTGTCGTGGGCTCTCGCCCCATCCACCGCGACCTCGAGTCCGCCCTCGCCGAGTGGAAATGGACCGAGGCGGCGCTCGCTTTCCCAACCGGGTACGCCGCCAACCTCGGCCTGCTGACCACCCTCGGTGGCCAGGGGGTCACGATCTGCTCGGACAGCCTCAACCACGCTTCCATCGTCGACGGCTGCCGACTGGCGCGGGCGGACGCGCGCGTCTTCGGCCACGGGGACCTCGACCACCTGGCCGCCCTCATGTCTGCGATCGAGGGCCGGGTCGTCGTGGTGTCCGACTCGGTCTTTTCCATGGACGGCGACACGGCGGACCTCGAGGGCCTCGCTCGTCTCTGCGCCCGACGCCAGGCGCTCCTCGTCCTGGACGAGGCCCACGCCGTCCTCGGACCCGACACCAGGGGGCTCGACGAGGAGGTCGAGCTGCTCCGGGTGGGAACGCTGTCCAAGACGCTGGGCTCGCTCGGGGGATTCGTGGCCGGTTCGCGTCGGTGGATCGAGCTGCTGGTCAACCGGGCCCGACCGTTCATCTTCACCACCGCCCCGAGCCCGGCCGACGCCGCCGCCGCGCTGGCGGCTCTCGGCGTGGTGCGCTCACCGGAGGGCGACGAGCTGCGTCGTCGCCTCGACGCCCACGTGCAGGCGATCCGACCGGGCCACCCCTCACCGATCGTGCCGGTCATCCTCGGCGAGGAGGCAGACGCCGAGGAGGCCGCCCGCGCCCTGCTCGTGCGGGGGCTGCTGGTACCCGCCATCCGACCGCCCACCGTGCCCGCCGGCTCCTCGCGCCTGCGGGTGACGATGTCTGCCGCCCACACCACCCGCCAGGTGGAGGTGCTGCTCGACGCCCTGCGCGAGCTGGGACTGCTCGGCGTTGCCCCGACCTGA
- the bioA gene encoding adenosylmethionine--8-amino-7-oxononanoate transaminase, protein MDSAEAWIKRDAEVIWHGFTQMSSYADNEPVIVDRAEGRELIDADGRRYLDAVSSLWVTTLGHGVPELDQAVVDQLGRVAHSTMLGNGNQVVIELAEALAPLVPVRRPHFLFASDGASAVEQALKIAFQFWANEGRPRTGYLAFGEAYHGDTVGSLSLGGGGFGTEVFDPLRFPVLRAPSFAEDPSLDAACRMVREHRDNLAAVVVEPLVQGAAGMLVAPPASFARLGETCAANDVLLICDEVATGFGRTGSLFASEQCGISPDLLCLGKGITGGYLPMAATVANDRVYEAFLGPDLSARTFYHGHSYSGNALAAAVAHRHLQLLMEADVLANVRSRSAQLSAALEAALGRHAAVAEIRLRGLMGGVELNPPTAGLRWGRLVSAACVRRAVLIRPLGDVVVIMPPLTVTADEIERIVATVTAAVEEVCTKG, encoded by the coding sequence ATGGACTCAGCCGAGGCCTGGATCAAGCGGGACGCCGAGGTCATCTGGCACGGCTTCACCCAGATGTCCTCCTACGCCGACAACGAGCCGGTGATCGTCGATCGCGCCGAGGGCCGCGAGCTGATCGACGCCGACGGGCGCCGTTACCTTGACGCGGTGTCGTCGCTGTGGGTGACGACCCTCGGCCACGGCGTCCCGGAGCTCGACCAGGCGGTGGTCGATCAGCTCGGGCGTGTCGCCCACTCGACCATGCTCGGAAACGGCAACCAGGTGGTCATCGAGCTGGCCGAGGCCCTCGCTCCCCTCGTTCCGGTCAGGCGCCCGCACTTCCTGTTCGCGTCCGATGGCGCCAGCGCCGTGGAGCAGGCGCTCAAGATCGCATTTCAGTTCTGGGCCAACGAGGGACGACCGAGGACGGGGTATCTGGCGTTCGGCGAGGCGTACCACGGCGACACGGTCGGATCGTTGTCGCTCGGCGGGGGCGGGTTCGGCACCGAGGTGTTCGATCCGCTGCGGTTCCCCGTGCTGCGAGCGCCGTCCTTCGCCGAGGACCCGTCCCTCGACGCTGCGTGCCGGATGGTGCGCGAGCACCGGGACAACCTGGCCGCCGTCGTCGTGGAGCCCCTGGTGCAGGGGGCGGCGGGCATGCTCGTCGCCCCGCCCGCCTCGTTCGCCCGCCTGGGCGAGACCTGCGCGGCGAACGACGTGCTCCTTATCTGTGACGAGGTGGCGACCGGGTTCGGTCGCACAGGGTCGCTGTTCGCCAGCGAGCAGTGCGGGATCTCACCCGATCTGCTCTGCCTGGGGAAGGGGATCACCGGTGGCTACCTGCCGATGGCGGCCACCGTGGCCAACGATCGTGTCTACGAGGCGTTCCTCGGGCCCGACCTCTCCGCCCGCACCTTCTACCACGGCCACTCCTACAGCGGGAACGCGCTGGCGGCCGCCGTGGCCCACCGCCATCTCCAGCTGCTCATGGAGGCGGACGTCCTCGCCAACGTGCGCAGCCGGTCGGCGCAGCTGTCCGCCGCTCTCGAAGCTGCCCTCGGTCGTCACGCCGCCGTCGCCGAGATCCGCCTGCGCGGTCTCATGGGCGGCGTGGAGCTCAACCCCCCGACCGCAGGGCTGCGATGGGGTCGATTGGTATCGGCGGCCTGCGTCCGCCGGGCCGTCCTCATCCGGCCTCTCGGTGACGTGGTCGTGATCATGCCCCCGCTCACCGTCACCGCAGACGAGATCGAGCGCATCGTTGCGACCGTGACCGCCGCCGTCGAGGAAGTCTGCACGAAAGGGTGA
- a CDS encoding HAD family phosphatase translates to MTGAVAFDLDGVLLDSERTWADARRAVALAHGGQWPSGIERAMMGMSSPEWAAYLHDELGVQLEPAAIVDDVVGRVLAIYREQLPLLPGAEGAVRRLASRWPLGVASSSNRPVIDAALAASGLAGCFAATVSSEEVARGKPAPDVYLAVAAALGVPPASCAAIEDSANGVRAAASAGMVVVAIPNREFPPDPDVLALAAGQIDSLDELTPGLVDRLEPPS, encoded by the coding sequence GTGACCGGCGCCGTGGCCTTCGACCTTGACGGCGTGCTCCTCGACTCCGAGCGCACGTGGGCCGATGCCCGTCGCGCGGTCGCGCTCGCCCACGGTGGGCAGTGGCCATCGGGCATCGAGCGGGCGATGATGGGCATGAGCTCACCCGAGTGGGCGGCCTACCTCCACGACGAGCTCGGCGTCCAGCTCGAGCCAGCGGCGATCGTCGACGACGTGGTCGGGCGGGTGCTGGCCATCTACCGCGAGCAGCTCCCGCTGCTCCCCGGAGCCGAGGGCGCCGTTCGACGACTGGCGTCGCGGTGGCCGCTCGGCGTGGCGTCGTCCTCCAACCGGCCGGTCATCGACGCCGCGCTCGCCGCATCGGGCCTGGCGGGCTGCTTCGCGGCGACGGTGTCGTCGGAAGAGGTCGCCAGGGGAAAGCCGGCCCCCGACGTCTACCTGGCCGTGGCGGCCGCCCTCGGCGTCCCCCCGGCCAGCTGCGCGGCGATCGAGGACTCGGCCAACGGCGTCCGGGCGGCGGCGAGCGCCGGGATGGTCGTGGTTGCCATACCGAACCGGGAGTTCCCGCCCGATCCCGACGTGCTCGCCCTCGCTGCTGGTCAGATCGACTCGCTGGACGAGCTGACTCCCGGGCTGGTCGATCGCCTCGAGCCGCCGTCCTAG
- a CDS encoding AAA family ATPase, producing MPRPDRLVLVLGTGTEVGKTWVTARLIERLRRDGRRVGVRKPVQSFGQGEQTDAEVLAGASGEHLDEVCP from the coding sequence TTGCCCCGACCTGACCGGCTCGTGCTCGTGCTCGGGACGGGGACCGAGGTGGGCAAGACCTGGGTGACGGCGCGCCTGATCGAGCGGCTGCGCCGAGACGGCCGGCGGGTCGGGGTCCGCAAGCCCGTGCAGTCGTTCGGGCAAGGTGAGCAGACCGACGCCGAGGTGCTGGCCGGCGCGTCGGGCGAGCACCTCGACGAGGTGTGTCCG
- a CDS encoding polysaccharide deacetylase family protein, translating to MPRLTLTFDNGPHPETTEGVLRVLDERQLRATFFVVGDELARSGGRATAERARAAGHWIGNHSMTHQVPLGDGGDDGDQAEEEIGAAQELLGDLAHPDRLFRPFGGGGHLGPHLLSPAALAYLVKHRYSVVLWNSVPRDWEDPTGWVERARQDVANQEWTVLVLHDLPTGAMDHLAAFIDGELAAGVEIVQELPEGCVPIRRGVTRGPVEHLVASGVAPDG from the coding sequence ATGCCTCGTCTGACCCTCACGTTCGACAACGGGCCTCACCCGGAGACGACAGAAGGGGTCCTCCGGGTGCTCGACGAGCGGCAGTTGCGGGCCACCTTCTTCGTCGTGGGTGACGAGCTGGCCCGGTCCGGCGGCCGAGCCACCGCCGAAAGGGCCCGGGCGGCGGGCCACTGGATCGGCAACCATTCGATGACCCACCAGGTGCCGCTCGGTGACGGCGGCGACGACGGCGACCAGGCCGAGGAGGAGATCGGCGCCGCCCAGGAGCTCCTGGGCGATCTGGCCCACCCTGACCGGCTGTTCCGGCCGTTCGGCGGGGGTGGCCATCTCGGGCCCCACCTGCTCAGCCCGGCCGCCCTGGCCTACCTGGTGAAGCACCGCTACAGCGTCGTGCTTTGGAACAGCGTGCCCCGCGACTGGGAGGACCCGACCGGGTGGGTCGAACGGGCCCGCCAGGACGTCGCCAACCAGGAGTGGACGGTGCTCGTCCTCCACGACCTCCCGACCGGGGCCATGGACCACCTGGCCGCGTTCATCGACGGGGAGCTGGCCGCCGGCGTCGAGATCGTCCAGGAGCTGCCCGAAGGATGCGTGCCGATCCGGCGGGGCGTGACCCGGGGGCCCGTCGAGCATCTCGTCGCATCAGGCGTGGCTCCGGACGGCTAG